Genomic window (Alligator mississippiensis isolate rAllMis1 chromosome 7, rAllMis1, whole genome shotgun sequence):
GCCCTTGGAGGTGCtagctgcccagggctgctgcccagctcccaAATCACCAGGACTCTCCCAACTGCCTTGGCCTTGTATCCAGCACCTCCTGCAACCTTTGCAATCACCGGTGCCTCGCAGCTGCAGGAGGAAGCCACTGCCCAGGTCCGGGAGGAATCCACGCCTCTGCCTGGCATCCGTGAGGGACAGTTGAGCCTGCTCAGCCAGCACCAGACAGACTCCTGCCCTGAGTCAGACCTAGCCGGCCTTGCCTCCAGCACCCCGTTGCCCTGCAGTGTAGGAGAGGGTAAGTCTGGCTCCAAGCACCCTTTTTAAGTGGGGTAAGCGTGCGTGTTGGGCTGGGCGTTCAGCctagcttgggagcagggggCAAAGCAGGTTTGTGGTGCCTTCTTGCATTTGCTGCCCTCTGCTTGGACCGACCTTGTCTCCTTCACAAGACCCCCATGCTTTGCAGGTAGTGGGGAGCAGTAACCAGGAGTCCCCGGCTTCCATCGTGCGGGGCGGGGTGATGGCGACGCAAGTCTCTGGCTACTCCAGATGCCTGCCCGTTTCCTCGGGGTCAGGGCTGGAATGTCTGGGGGCGGGGGCCGTGGTCGGAGAGGTTGGCGGGGGTCACCCAACCCcagatgggggggcagggtggtcCAGGTCTTGGAGCTGTGCAAACAAAGCCCCGTGCTGAGGCGGGGAGCAATGTTCCCGGTGCCGCCTCGCTCCCAGTGCCTGGGCGCATTCCGGCGCTGGAGTCGCCGCAGTGACGGCCGCTCTGGAATGCGCCCTCGCATTCTCCGCattcaggggcagggccctgcacccAGCCATTGCGCccaagcccctgcctgctgcaggagctgggtcATCGTGAGCAGCAGTGCCtagcctgcccttttccccagctGCCTGATGGCTCTGAGAGCAGAGCCAGAGACTGGGACTCTGGGGGTCTCTCTCTGGTCCTGGTGGGGAGGGATCTCTCACAGGTGCTGCCGTCACTTAGTATGGAGGGGCCGGCAAGGCCAAGGAGGTGgcgagccaggactcctgggttctgttcctgtGATCCTCGGAAGACGCCACCCCTGCACGGCAAAGTGGAGCGGGGCATGGAGGCATGCCGAGTAGCTGTAGCAGGCTAGCTTTGGGAACGATAGCTGCCAAGGCATTACAGCTTCGCTGCTGCAACTCTCCATGCCCACTGGATCCAGAAtgcaggctgcagcccccagcctcccatTGCAATGCAGACCTTTGTGTACCTGACCCCAgtggccagctggagctggggcctgtgCAGGCCAGGGCACAGTGTCGGGGAGGGGGATGGAGCtcagctgggggagggcagcatgctgtgtgtgcatgggcTTAGCTAAGGGCCAGGTGGACTGCTGCTCCCCTAATCCTTTAGGGTAATGATTGTCTTGGCAGGGAGGgcagactgctccctgcccccttgttCTCTGCCAGGAGGTGTTAATGGGACGTGTCAGCAGTTTATTGTGAGCTGTTAGTGGAGGCCTTTATTCCCCCCCAGGGCCACAGGGCTTatctgcagctccccaccctggtgCTGTTTGCACAGAGGGGGACAAAGTAGTATCGGGGATTAGCTGCTTATCTCAGGCAgcatcctgctcccccaggcctcctgccaggcTGATTTgagcacagccccctgcctcagtccagaggggaggttcaggggggctggagcagaTTGACCACAGCCCCTTGGGGCTCCAGTCCTGGCATCTTCCCAGCAGGATGTTTTCTACCCCTTGGCcagtgcggggagggaggggagccttCCTTTTGCCCTGGGCAGGCCAAGAAGAGCAGAGGGTGCTGCTGTAGTTGCATCGacatggaggggagctggggacGGCCTCTGTGCCCCTGTCCTGTGAGACCCACCTAAGGTCTGCATGGAAGTTGGGATCCCTGGGCTCTGTCCCCCCTTTGCTGCTGTGATCAGCGTTCCCCTACTGTGTGCCGTcttgcagagggaaggggaagggtgtTGGTGTCTCCATGGCTCTGGGGGTGACATTGTCCCTTTGGCAGACGTGCTTGCCTGTCCCCACCTTAGCCCTACCAGACCCAACTGCTGCTTGTCAGCAGCCGCCAGAGGAGGAGGGCAGGTGGATTCCAGCacgtctgcctgcctccccttaTCTCCCTTATCTGTCTCCTTTCTGCCTGAAGggacagagcagagctgggggcttgGGCAGAGCTTCCCCGGGCAGCAGCCCTCCTACTCCTGCTTTTCCCAGGGGCATTGGGAGGGTGCAGTGTGTGGCCCCATGTCCAGCACTGGGAGGACCCAGGCAGTGTTAAAGGCCTGTTTCTATCTGAGGGGGAGTCCGTGGAGCTGTGACGGGGGCTGGCCCCTGCCTGGCACGGTTACCTCCGGACCTGGGCTAGGGAGGGACTGGCTTTGCACTCCAGGGAACAGACTCACCCCTACATGGAGCCTTGCaaagggagccaggagctggcccgTCCTTGCCCAGCACTgtgaaggggcaggcagctgtaCTGCACCTCTGGCCTGCATGCAGGGGTGCACAGCTGGATGCCTCCTgttcccagctggggctggtggatGTGCACTGGAGAAAGGGGGGCAAGCGTGACGGCTTCATAGCACAGCCATGGCATCGACGGGGCACAGGGGCCCTCTGCCCACCCATCCGTGCTCCCTCCTGGCGTTGGCTGAGCGGTGGCATCTTCCCCCAGCCCTCGGGGCCTGGTGCCACAAGCCGGGAGCTGAGggaggtgtgtgttggggggggggggtcccatcCGCACGCCTCCTACCAGCCCCATCTCCCATCCTTCCCACCAGAGGAACCGGCAACAGCGGCCCCCTTGCTGCGGGTGCGATGTGAGACTTGTCTTCTGcttggcactgccctggctgcgTGCACGGTTGGCACGAGCCAGGAggcggatggatggatggatggatggatgcagcTGGGACCCTCCCTCCCCGGCCCGCGGGCTGCGTGCCCGGCCGCACGTGCGGGATGGGGGCtgcgccgcgccccgccccgccccgccccgccgccgggCAGGGCttagtgcctcagtttccccccgcaggggcaggggcaggggcggctgCGCTGGGAGGAGCGGCCGGGCAGACAGACCCCTCCCGCACACAGCGGGGCCGGGCGGGACGATGCTGCGGCGCCGGCGGGTCTTCGCGGTGGAGCGGCGCGGTGAGTGCGGGCCGGCGCACAGCTGGCAGCGGGCGGGCGGCAAAGCAGCGCCTGGGACTCGCGTCtggaaagccccccccccccccatgctgctactCTGGAGGGTGCCTTTTCTGCCGGGCAAAACGCTGGAGCATGCTTCCGGGGAGTTAAGGGGTGCGGGCTGTAGCCGCACGTTGAGTCCGATCTCTTTTATCGGAGCAACTCAGCTAGTTGGGGAGATCCTTCCTCGCAAGCTGTCGGGCGCGCACGCCCCTTGTCGGACAGAGGAGCATCTGCCAAGGCTTCCTCGGCCTGccgaagggcgtttgtgcccgagagcttgcaaagaagagttttcctagctgtttgagttggtctgataaaagatttGCCCGAAGATCCTCATCTGCTGTGGAGTAAGGAGGGGGCTTTTGGTTTGCAGCATCTCTGAGCATGGTATTCATTTGGAGGTTCGGGGTGTGCCAGTCCTGGGgatagggctggctggagcctcTTTGTCTCTGGTGCAATCTCTTCCCTCCAATCTCCTAGTCAATCTGCCTCCTGTGTGTGTGCGCATTGCGCCCTCATTGACACCGAAGGTGGAGTTGAAAGCCCCCCTCCGGCTGGAGCGCTCCCGGCATCTCTGACACTCGTGCAGGAATGCGAATATTCCTGCCCCGTGTCCCGGTGTCTGTTGCCAAACTGTTGAAAGgaagcagggagggctgcaggcctggctgcgtCATAGCTTTGCCAGTCCCAGCCTCCTAGTTTCATGTGCTGGTTGGAGATATGGGGAGGTCTTGCCCAAGAGTCGTTATTGCACAGGGGATGAATCAACAGGTGCAAATGAGCACTGGGTCCCATGTGGTTTGCatttggaggagggaggctggaTGCGTCACTGGTGGCTGGAGGGTGAGACAAGACAGGGCCGTGTCCTGAGCTGAGCATGAGATGAGAGCCGGGGACTTAAAAGAGCTGCTGCATGACCTTAGGCAAGCGACTGAAGAGTGCTTTGTTCAAGGTATGTAGTCCCTTGAAGATGCAGGTGGAAGCTTTGCGAGGCTCGCAGGAAAACCGAGCACTGGAGTCTCTCTGATTCCTGAGAGAGAGGGGCCACTGGAGCATGGAGCAAGTGAGGAAAGCTTTGGGCAGCGTCTGCAGGTGCCTCCTTCcagtgggctggggggcagtcgGGACTGTTGGAGCTGCACCATgaggtgcagggggctgctcatCTGTGAGCCGTGGCAGCGGCGTGCAAGTTAAGTACAGGAAGGGGtggctgggatgggatgggatgcaAACCCCGAATTATGGGGCCCACGGCCCTGCCTCCAGGAACTGGTGCTGTGGGAATGAGGGAGTTGTGCGTGCTGAAACCTATCTGCCAGGCCTGGGTAAAGAAAGTCCTGCCTGAAATAAATTGGCATTTGAGCGTGGGATCTGTGGCTGGTCACTGTCCCTAACAGCCTGACCACAGCTACTCTTATACTCTTATCCCTTAAACTTTATTGGttcagggatggagggggggggggctgtgtcaTAGCCAGGCAGACGGATGTGACTGGCAGAGGAGAGGCTGTTTCCCATCCAGcgggcttcctcctccccctgcagctgccagtacTGGAGGCTCAGTCCGGGCAGGATAGGGAAGCAAACTCCTCTATCCTGTGCGAGGCATCTGTTTGCAAGGCTCCTCCCTTGACCTCCTGACATACTTTCacgtggggacagggctgggcttcagggtggaagaggagggaaggtgaGAGAGTCCTGCTGGGTCTGCTGGGTGCTATTATGTCTCCAATTGCATGGCGATGGCAAATGGATTCCAGCCTTGCACAGACATGCAGTTGACCCagttctctccctgcagggccctCCCCAGGCCATGCTTCCAGCTGCCCAGACCAGTGCAGGACTAGTCCCATCCGGTGTGCGGAGTCTAGGGCAAGCCCAGGCCAGGAAGGGGACCACATGCTCAGATTTGCAGTCCATGCACTCTCCCCACTGCGACTAGCAGCAAGGGTCTGTGCTGGGAgtgccatgcagctccctgcacagagcagggatgcAGGAGTCATGttgtctctgcagctgctgggtgctgaggCTTTGATGCTACCCGGGAGAGCTGGCTGTGATCAAGCCCAGTTTTGCCTCCCTACCCCCTGGCTAAGCTGGGAGCAGGTTGCTTTGGGCAGTGCTGACTTCTCCATCAGTGGGTATTTGAGAGCCGCGGGAGGAGGGTTTCCCAGTTGCAGCAGGCATTCCTCATGGAGGGATGCTCAAGTGATGTGGCTtggaccctgggtgccctgcGGCAGGGGTGGAAGGATACATGTAATCTGGGCACTGGGGCTATAGAAGGGAAGCCTGCCTGTGGATGGATCCATGCCTGCTCCTACAGTGACGTGGTGAGAGCGGCAGTTTCAGCGGAGCCGTGGCCAGGTCAGCACTGAGGAATGTGGTCTGGGCCCGCTGCCAGGGGGTGTGGAAGAACGTCTTGGCAATGTGGGCCATGAGATCTGGGCTGGTCTGGGGACATGCTTCCAGGAACCTTGGGGGGATGCTCACTGCTCTGTAGGCTTGTGGGGTGAGCTCTCAGCCCCCTGGGGCAGTGGGTCCTCTCTGGGTGGGGAACCttgaggaggaaggggcaagaggcTGAATGATGCCTGGTGACTCCCCCTTCCTTGCCCAGCAGCCATAGGTCAGAGCTGGGGATCCCGTGCCCAGGCATGGAGCAGGCCTGGGGTGTTTGCAGGGAGCGCAGGGCTGGGATTGCTGGCAGCTGGGAAGAAGGTGTCCTCGAGTTACGTGtgtgggggctgcgggttgggacgGGGTCATGGTGCACGGGAAGGTGGCAGGGCCCATCTCCTGGCGCTGGTTAGAACGGGTGATGGACATCATGCAAAAGGATGAGGGAGGtcagggcaggtggtgagggatggccccagctccccagaggAGCACCCTGGGTCCAGTGCTCTTCCCCACCCATTCCCGCAGCCTTGCTTTCCCCGAAACCCCCCAGTGTCTACTGGGCCGCTGGTTCTCCTGGAGCTCTCCAGGGGCCTGGttgtgtgggctgggctgggctggagccgggCCAGGGGCTgacgcagggctgggaggtggctgcCGCGGAGGTGGAGGCAGAAGGAGGAGTGACCTGCTTAGCAGGTACCGCGCTGGAATAAGCAGAGGGGAGAAGCTGGCCCTAAAGAGAGCCTGGCTTTGACCTgtgtctctctcttcctgccttgCAGATCATGTTGGGGGGCCCATGGAGGGCTGCGTGGTGCTGACCTCTGCCAGCGTGTACCGCAAGCTGCAGGAGACCCGGGACTCCCCTGCTGGGGCGCGGCCAGGCAGCGAGATGAGTGGCGAGCAGGATCCCTGGGATCGGGCCGAGTCGCCAACAGAGCCCGGGCCTGTGCAGGGcctttctgcctctctgggcTTCTTTCCCAAGAGCGGGAAGCTCCTGAAGTCAGAGTCGGAGGACTCTGGGGTAGAGATGGCCAGCAACGAACACTCGCCCTCTACCCCGCTCGGCTCTGAGAGCAGCTTCTCCTTGGACGGCCTTGACGGCTTCCAGCCCTGCACTGACGACCCGGCAGGCAGCAACGCTGAGGAGAGCCGCTCTGGGGCAGCGGGCCTGGGGCAGCCGGACACCCTCCAGGAGCGGGACTGCCAGCACAGCCTGTCAGCCAGCGTGAAGCTGGCTCAGGTGCTGCAGCGGTCCAGGAAGCACCGCATGGCCGGGCGCTCTGCCCGACAGCTCAGCAGGAGCAAACGgagccaggagggtgcagagcCGTATGGCTCGCAGCAGCCCGGCAGCCAGGGTGTCATTGCAGGGACTGTGGAGGAGCACAGGCAAGCCCCCTCCGGCCACCAGAGCCCCGAGGCAGGGAGTCCTGAGCCCTGTGGGGACTGGACGGAGGTGAGTGCCGGGGCTAGACTTCTTTGTAAGTGGGTGGGGAGTATGCGGCTGAGTGGGATGGGAAAGGCCAgcatccccacctccccagcatgCACGGAAGTGGGACTGGGACAGGTGATGGTAGTGCAGGGCAGTGTCCTCCCATGGGGGCCTAGCAGGTGCCATCGTGGGGGGCCTGAGAGGCAGTTGTAGGGAAGAGGATGGAGGTGCAAGGAGCAAAAGCCACATGCCTCGCTGCTATAGGAGAGACCCCGGGGGCCTGGCCCCTGTCACCTCAGCTCTGGCCCCTTGGTGAGACTCCACCATTGGAGGCAGGCTGtgtgggagcagagggctgggagtttgggagagcaggggaaggtTTCTCTGTGGGTGCAGAGAAAGGCATCTCCTGCCCCCAGAGCAGACAGGGCAGAGCTTTGTGCTGTGAGCAGCCATGTGGCCTGCAGCCTGTGCAGATGGGTGCCCGGGAAGGagtgctgtgggtgggggcttGGCCCCCAGCCCATGAGCGTGCGCCGTGCAGGGCTGCTTCCTGGTCCTGGCTGGGGAGTGGCAGGATCCTGCGTTTCTCTGCCAGTGCTGGAACGATGGAGCTGACAGCGCAGCTGGGGTGGGACCCTGAGCCGGACATCCTTacggctcccttccccccacacggCTGGTCCtggctccctcctctgccccacgcTCTGCCTGGGTGAGGGGCAGAACAGGGTCAGGCTTCTGGAAGCCTAATTGGGGAATGTCCTAGTTTGCTAATCTGATTGTAAGCCCCTTAACCCCCTGCTGTGTGCCTTGCTTtgctccaggggcagcaggggaggcagaggaagCTGGGTGGGTGATGGGCAGGAGAAACGGCAATGCGTTCCCCACACAGTGGTCTCCCAACTCCTGGCTCCCAGGAGCTGCTCCCCTCGGCTACTGCCCCATTAAGGCCAGGGGCCCTGCGTGGTGTGTCCAGAGCAAAGACGGGGGCAagaggagctggctgcaggcagctgctgctgcgtgGTGTGTGACTGGGAGCTCATGCCTGTGTGTGATGCCCTCCATTGTCTCATCCCCCAGGGGCCCAGGGACCCCGGTCTaaccctgccagggcaggggctgcgctACCTGGAGCACGTGTGCCAGATGCTGGAGAGGATCGCCCAGCTGCAGAAGGCCAATCTgcggctccagcagcagcaggcagtgatggagagccGGCTCCGG
Coding sequences:
- the C7H8orf58 gene encoding uncharacterized protein C8orf58 homolog isoform X2 — encoded protein: MRAGDLKELLHDLRQATEECFVQDHVGGPMEGCVVLTSASVYRKLQETRDSPAGARPGSEMSGEQDPWDRAESPTEPGPVQGLSASLGFFPKSGKLLKSESEDSGVEMASNEHSPSTPLGSESSFSLDGLDGFQPCTDDPAGSNAEESRSGAAGLGQPDTLQERDCQHSLSASVKLAQVLQRSRKHRMAGRSARQLSRSKRSQEGAEPYGSQQPGSQGVIAGTVEEHRQAPSGHQSPEAGSPEPCGDWTEGPRDPGLTLPGQGLRYLEHVCQMLERIAQLQKANLRLQQQQAVMESRLRSQEPKHIMSLVEGPCRAPEEQAPMSDPAPGSGLELEMQEEDVSLAPWRPHPFRARSSSDTGTLWDLSRSTENDPAPFRKAAGHSCSSPSLLDQSDRGACTLPPGMRPQSNLSQWGKVKVLITRIARKSPRGSEEAVGGRRCRVEATLEKHVPHPARTFLPGLSVKKHRAKTLSVR
- the C7H8orf58 gene encoding uncharacterized protein C8orf58 homolog isoform X1, which gives rise to MLRRRRVFAVERRDHVGGPMEGCVVLTSASVYRKLQETRDSPAGARPGSEMSGEQDPWDRAESPTEPGPVQGLSASLGFFPKSGKLLKSESEDSGVEMASNEHSPSTPLGSESSFSLDGLDGFQPCTDDPAGSNAEESRSGAAGLGQPDTLQERDCQHSLSASVKLAQVLQRSRKHRMAGRSARQLSRSKRSQEGAEPYGSQQPGSQGVIAGTVEEHRQAPSGHQSPEAGSPEPCGDWTEGPRDPGLTLPGQGLRYLEHVCQMLERIAQLQKANLRLQQQQAVMESRLRSQEPKHIMSLVEGPCRAPEEQAPMSDPAPGSGLELEMQEEDVSLAPWRPHPFRARSSSDTGTLWDLSRSTENDPAPFRKAAGHSCSSPSLLDQSDRGACTLPPGMRPQSNLSQWGKVKVLITRIARKSPRGSEEAVGGRRCRVEATLEKHVPHPARTFLPGLSVKKHRAKTLSVR
- the C7H8orf58 gene encoding uncharacterized protein C8orf58 homolog isoform X3; protein product: MEGCVVLTSASVYRKLQETRDSPAGARPGSEMSGEQDPWDRAESPTEPGPVQGLSASLGFFPKSGKLLKSESEDSGVEMASNEHSPSTPLGSESSFSLDGLDGFQPCTDDPAGSNAEESRSGAAGLGQPDTLQERDCQHSLSASVKLAQVLQRSRKHRMAGRSARQLSRSKRSQEGAEPYGSQQPGSQGVIAGTVEEHRQAPSGHQSPEAGSPEPCGDWTEGPRDPGLTLPGQGLRYLEHVCQMLERIAQLQKANLRLQQQQAVMESRLRSQEPKHIMSLVEGPCRAPEEQAPMSDPAPGSGLELEMQEEDVSLAPWRPHPFRARSSSDTGTLWDLSRSTENDPAPFRKAAGHSCSSPSLLDQSDRGACTLPPGMRPQSNLSQWGKVKVLITRIARKSPRGSEEAVGGRRCRVEATLEKHVPHPARTFLPGLSVKKHRAKTLSVR